The sequence AAGATTGTAAAAAATATTAGTATCAAGCAGTATCCAGTATTTACCATGATCTGGGTTGACACCACCTACTGTGAATTGAGCTGGGGCTTTACTCATCACATCATAATTACATTTAACATTCGAAGTTGGAGCAGGCCTGGATGGTATTAAAGAAGCTGGACAACCTAAACAAAAAGAATGATTACATAAGCAACATATACTAATCATCTTGCTCTCACTTAGCCCTACATTGAATGAAGTTTTAAACTGCAGATGGGGTCTAAAAGGGCCAGAATCCAATAGTCAAAACAACAACCCAAAAAGAAAAAGGACACAACAGCTGGATGTAGGCCAAGCACTATTTCCCACAGTCAAAAGACTCAAAACCTAGGCAGAAGCTTTGCAGTATTTTCAAGTTTGAAAACAAGTTTGAAAACTACTAGACTAGGATAGAAAGAAAACAATATTTAATGGGTAAAAAGACAATCAGATGAAATATGTAAACAAATGTGTTTGGCAGCTTATTAGGTAACCAAGAAACTGGATTACAAATTAAACTATAACTAAAATTTGACAGTATTCTATAGGCCTTTAAACCACAATAAAGAAGGCTAGACTAAAATGAAAAATTATGAACAGTTGAATCTGGATAAAGTGAAAAATTCAGGATGGGGAATTTTTTTTCAATTATTCGGATTATTAATTTATTGAGTTCAAAAATATATATCGATCAACTTTAATTTACGAGTTTCTATCGtattaaagaaaaaaaaattaccGGGTTTAACCGGGGAAGGGGCGGTGTCTGGACATGTACGAGGCAAAAACACACCAGTGCCTGCACATTTCTTGTTCAAACCAACACCACCACCGGCAACATTTCTCATGCCACCAGCAAAAATAGAACTTGGATGACTCACACGCCCATTTACATAAAAATGTTGGTTCCGAATTGGTAAGGCAGGCCATCCACATTGAAACGGACTTTGAGCTCTTCTACATCTTGCATTTCGACTAAAACCACAAACAAATTCTGCTGAAACTCCTCCCCACACTGAACCATTATTTTGCTTCACCTGCAATAAGCACACAACTAGTATAAGCGCAAAATATATAACACCCCGCTCTAGTTAAAGAACGGAAACAGTAAGAACAATTATTCTGcacaataatttttttaaaaacaatacATAAACATGATTGAAAATATTACGtgtttttattcaaaaaaaagtACAAAAAAATAATGGaagaaaaaatataaattataaataggaGTGGTAGTAATATCTTACGTGGTGAGTGAAAATATTATGTGGGGTGGGTAGTGCTCTGTTTTTGTTAGCAgtttcattcttcatcttccacATGTTAACTTCCCCTGCAGCAGCACATATTAGATTCCACGACTGGTCCTGTTTTCGAGTAAACGGCGCCGTTGGAGATGACGGGCCATTTGGGCTTCCATTGCTTAACACTGGACTCAGTATCGACTGTGGTGACCGGGACAAAGCCCACTTGTTCTGCGGAAACAACAGAATATTAGTTAGTGAGAATGTGTAGCGGTATTATCTCCGCTTCCTTTTCGGGATGTCGATGGTTAGAATCATTTTAAAAACAAGACAATGTGAATATTTGAGTTTGTTTAACTAGAAGAAAATAAATAATTGGCAGTGTGTGTGAAGAATGGAACAAAGGTGTTACCTCAGAAGCAAAAGGGCGATTCAACTCAGTGAAGTCGTATGGGAAGTGAGGCGGAAGTTGAGTGTTGGAGGTGAGATTAAGGTTGTCTTGGCCTATGAATATGTCGTCCTCGTTGTCGGAGAGGAAGTCAGTGGGAAGCCAGAAGAGAGGGTCTATGTTGTTGTCTAATTTGTCTTCCATTTTTTTAGATTTGAGAAATTTGGGGGAAATGAAGAAATGGTGGGAAGATTTGAAAATTGGGTTAAGGAGAAGAAATGAGTTTATGTTTTGTTGCTGCTTGGGAAAAGTTTATTTATTAGAGTAAGATGAATTTGTGGGGCCTGAGATGGAAATATTGGAAAGTTGTAGGGAGAGGAGAAGTGGAAAATGTTGAACCAACAGCTTGCTTTTTAACTATTTTTATTTATTGTTATTTTAATCATCATTCTTCTTTTTTGTTTTTGTTGTCATCTGTTTTATCAAGAATTTGTAAATAGCCAGCGACAATTAACGTAAAACCCACCACAATTTGCAACAGGTACAGTGGTACACTATCACCCTTCATCTTGTTATAGTCGAATTTTTATAGCGCTTTCTTTACGGGACGTTAAGAATATCGATACCAGAACTGCAAATGGTGTTCATGCGTATGTTTAAATAGCACAATAACAAGGTACAGCCTCAACTTtcatttataaattttaaatttaaataataatgtacttataattttattaaaaaaatatggTTGTGTATTTAAAGACAAAAAGAGGTAAACCGAAAGATGAATGGGGTCTCTTTGATTTAGGGTTGGTCTGCTTACACTAGCATATCACTCATCTCATCTGTCCATTCTTCCATCTCCATCACTCTCGTTATAATTGAAACATTAATTATTCATTTCACTTTTCCCGCAAATTAATATTTTGATTTTCCCGCCAAGATTCTAAGCTGCACTTTCTCGTGTTTTCAACTCTCAACCGTCATACTATCCATGTATCTTTTGTCTCTATTCACTCCCAAGATATGTTCATGTTCAACATATCCATTCTCCACAACAAAAATTGtaacacaaacaaataaaacATTCAGTTTGATTATTTTATCGGTCCTTATTTCTAAGGGCATACATTAGTCACTAACTCTAATAAAAATAAACTTTTTTTATTGGTGGAATTGATGTCAATGCAGGGGCCATTAACATTTATTATTCAACCAATAAGAAGAGTCCATTTTTATGAGAGTTAGTGACTATTATTTGCCCTTGGGCACACCATAGAAAAtcccttattttattaatgacCCACCATTAAAAAAGTGCAGCTCCTGCCAACAGTTGGCCCATAAAACATTTGCTGATATGGCCATATATGGAACAAACAGCCCCCATTGTAGTGGTATGTTTGTCTGTGCAAACTGAAATGCCGCACTATTCTTGGGAGCACAATAATGCCCACTATGTTTTGTTTTTCCTATACCTGGCTGCGATACTCTCTTGCAATCTGACTACTCCCTTGTTCTATGTTGCAGTCTAGGATTCGAGTCGAGTTTCGATTTAATAAACTAGACTGCGATATACTATCCAAATCTCACTTATGTTCCTATGTCCAAACGCCTCATCAATCTCACTCTCACTCAACAAATAATGTGATGACCTAAAAGATTAAAGGAACTTATCAAATTTTTGTAGTCACTCTTGATTTTAAATGATTTCCTTGATGCTCCCGGACTTGATAGTTAATTCCCTATCACAATTATTTGTTTCTGAAATACATACGTAAAACATAACAAAAAAACTTAGGATTCCTGTGAAAAGGAAGGCACCAATTTAGTCACTGAGGCCACACAGGTTGCTATGAGAGTTTATAAGCATAGAGATTCGAGAACACAGGTGAGAATGATCCGTATGATGTGCTAATGAGCGTAACAGGCTTGAACAAGGTTACAAGGGGATGATAGCTATTGACGCCCTATACAGAGGCTTCAATGCCCGAGAATTACTGTTTATTTGGCTTTGCAAAGGATTTCTGCACATATAAGGATTCTAAAATTCAATTACGATCATTTTTGTGGCTAGTAAGTCTCTTTTCCAAGTAAAAGTTTCTGATTAAATTTATCGTTGCTTATGAGCCAAAATTTCTCTTACAGAGTTTAGTAATGTACATTTTGACGATTGAAAAATACTTTGTATACGCCATTCGTTAAGTTTTATAAATTTTTGAATCGATCATATCTTATCTCTGAGGAAATATTTAGTTCCCATATAAGGAAATCATATGATATACAAGAGTTCTTGAGATCAATTGAAAGGCTAGACAAGAGAAAATTTACAAAAAGCTCTTTGACTGCTAGATATCGGTGCTGTCCTCAGATGTTACCATTACAGGTATTACTATCGACATAATCTTTGCTGGCCTTGATTTCTGGATGATGATATGAGTATATGGAGACAAGGCTCTAGTAATACAGAGATCCTGAAAAAAGGAAAGAGAACAAGTTAGTTTTAGGTAATAACAATGCAAAAAATTAATATTATCTAGTAGAATGACTCTGTGTCCATGTGTTGGCGGCGCATGTCTGTATATAATAAAGCGTTCGAGGTTCTGCTTCTAGGCATGCAAGACTGCAATCCTCATAGACAGTTGATCTTATAAATAATTCCACGACATTTACATACCCTGCCACCAGTTTCCCCGTGAAGCACTGTTCGAATTGCTACCATTACAATCATCATCTCGGTCATCTTTCTTGAACTGAAAGATGTTTAAACAAGAATAGTTAGCTCTGCAACCCTAGATAATTACTTTGATCATATTAGGGATGTAGTATAATTAGATAGATCTGAGTTGTTACGGGATAAAAGGAGTTACTTACAGCACTATGAGTATTTTTCGAGTGCATATCTGAAGGATAAACTTCTTGGCCGCCATAATGGATTGATGAGCTGTAATTACAAGATTCTACTGTTTGATTTTGAGAGCTAGAACTCCTGTCCTTGCTGTATATGCTTCCACTTGTACATAGCTTTTCGAAGTCTTATGATCTATGATTAACACGAAAAAGGTTAAAAATGTGACCTGTAGTTCTCTAAATGCTTTAAAAGTTTCAAGAAAGTTGAAGAATGTTATGACAGTTGTAATAGGACTGCAGGGGTAATATGTGCAACCTTGATTCTCAAATTTTGTGCTGCAATACTTGCTCGAACTTCCAGAATTCTGATTTTGTGATGGTATTGAGTATCCAGAGGGAGAATGATCCCTAACCAGACTCTAAAATTAGAAATTTAGAAATTAGACAACCAACTtcttaaaatttcagaaaaaGCACAACGAACGTAGGGAAACGTTACCGTGGAAGATGGACCAAAAACAGAGCTAAAGTGTCCCGAGGAAGATGTAGACGTCGAAGAGTCCTTAGGACCAAAAAGATCGACAAACGGAGAAGCAGAAGAAGATGAACCGCCGGTTACTTTCTTTGTAAACTCCATATGTAATAAGttgcagtcgaagaagaaagcTAGAAGAAGTAATGAGCAGAGGATATGTATAAAATGGAATGAGCACTCGGTATTTATAAAGAACATGCTGCATGCCTCGAATTTCTTGGGAGCACAAGTGGACATATCAACCTGTCCAACCCCGTCCCACCACGTGTCCTTGT comes from Apium graveolens cultivar Ventura unplaced genomic scaffold, ASM990537v1 ctg4292, whole genome shotgun sequence and encodes:
- the LOC141701682 gene encoding uncharacterized protein LOC141701682 isoform X1, giving the protein MEDKLDNNIDPLFWLPTDFLSDNEDDIFIGQDNLNLTSNTQLPPHFPYDFTELNRPFASENKWALSRSPQSILSPVLSNGSPNGPSSPTAPFTRKQDQSWNLICAAAGEVNMWKMKNETANKNRALPTPHNIFTHHVKQNNGSVWGGVSAEFVCGFSRNARCRRAQSPFQCGWPALPIRNQHFYVNGRVSHPSSIFAGGMRNVAGGGVGLNKKCAGTGVFLPRTCPDTAPSPVKPGCPASLIPSRPAPTSNVKCNYDVMSKAPAQFTVGGVNPDHETMRRNAGLGKWHNAMNMMGNRAMNCKMLLPEEWSY
- the LOC141701682 gene encoding uncharacterized protein LOC141701682 isoform X2, which gives rise to MEDKLDNNIDPLFWLPTDFLSDNEDDIFIGQDNLNLTSNTQLPPHFPYDFTELNRPFASENKWALSRSPQSILSPVLSNGSPNGPSSPTAPFTRKQDQSWNLICAAAGEVNMWKMKNETANKNRALPTPHNIFTHHVKQNNGSVWGGVSAEFVCGFSRNARCRRAQSPFQCGWPALPIRNQHFYVNGRVSHPSSIFAGGMRNVAGGGVGLNKKCAGTGVFLPRTCPDTAPSPVKPETMRRNAGLGKWHNAMNMMGNRAMNCKMLLPEEWSY